TATGGAGCATGTGCCTGTCTTAACGAGCACCTCTGCTAATTAAAAGAGCCTGACCTCGGCTACAGGGCTGTGGCTGCAGCTGATGGGTGTTATTATCCCTGCAAGCCGGCTGGAAGAAGCCGATGGCTGCATGCACCGTGTGTCAGGGCAGGTTGCATGAACTCGGGTTGAGCTGCCCCTGCGTCATCTTTGTGCTCCCAGAGAAGCTGGACAAATGTCCCCAGGGTGAGTTTGCCCCAGAGGAGCAGCGCAGAGGAGCTTCAGGAGGTGtgtgggggcagctgggggggtggCATCTCTCCCACCCACAGCAATGAGCCCGGATCCGTCCCCAGAGCTGTGGTCGTGCGGGGTGCGCGCATGTTTTCACACGAGCAGAACGGGTGTAGGCAGCGACTTATCCTTCTGCCCATCGCTGCAGCTTCAAAAATCTCCtcttgctgctgctctccccacgTGAATCATGAGCGGAGAGGGAGGACGGCTGTGGGCGTGGGTGCAAACGCATGGGCTGCGGCGTGGGGCTGCTCACGGGAGCGTGCACGCTGGCAGGAGGGggatgcgtgtgtgtgtgtgcggagCAGGCACAGGCACCGAGCTCCCCTTATGTTTTTGAGCTGGAGAATAAAATCTCCGTATTTTGTGATGGGGATGTGAATCATGCACTCGCTGCCTCCCCGGGCAAGTCAGCTCTGTCTCCCGGGGGAGCTGAGCACCGCAAAACCAGAGGGGCTCGTTTCTTCTCTCTGCAAACAGCCGCCGTGCTGCCCTGGGAGCGGGACCTGGGTCAGTGGCATGGGAAGCTTTCCCCTTGCCGTGCGTGTTGTGGGGTCACGGGGAAGGCTGGAAACCCCTCGGTAGTGGGGGCTgagtggggctgctggggtgggcaTGAAAGGGCTTCCCAGCACGATACGTGCTGATCTTCCCAGCGCTGGGGAGGGAGCCCTGGGCCCACTGGGGAGCAGCTGGGTATGGCGAGAGGCAGTTTGGAGCAGGATGAGTTACTGCTCAAATCAAGCCCCCTTGCAGCTGGTGACTCCCCACCCCACTTGTGGGTGCCTGAGCAGGGACCTCTCCTGCTGTGAGGGTCTGCACCGACCCTTCGGGCAATGCCATCCGTGCAGGCGTTGGCTGCGGCTGCTGAGGTGCTGCTGCCTCTGGGGACAAGGGAAGAAGTGGCCATGGAAAGGGACCTGGCTCCTTCTCTAGGGCAGCAAAACAGCTGCCCCGGGGACCCCactgccctggggacccccgccagccccagcccagcccaggctggTTTTGCAGCGGTTTCCACTGTGCTGGGCTgccgggcaggagctgctccGCCATCTCCCCCAGCGCTGGAGCAGAAGGTGCCATCCAAAGGCCAGGTCCCTTCCAGCCGCGCTGGACCAAAGCCGCtggtccctggggcagggggggacttAGCCGCCGACCCTGGACAAGCACCTGCAGCCCCTCCAAGGAGCTgtgatgcccccccccccagctgccacaTCGCCTCCATCACGGTGGCTGCCGAGCTGCCTAATGAGGGGCTTAACGAAGATTAGCAGCAGCTCTTTGCTCCGCtgtgtgcagagcagggctggggctgccctggcaggGGGGACGTCgtgggctgggggtgagggggctGCGGGTGGGTGGACAAGGCCCATGCCCACTGGTGGGGGGCTGCCACGGTGTCCCCGCTTGCCCAGCAAGCACCGGCAGATGGGTGCGACGTTTTGGGTGGGTGAGCGCGTGGGCTGCGATCTGCCTGCGAGAGAGAAGAACATTTTTACGGCAGTGGGTGGCTGTGTGTGCACAAGGCTGCCCAGTGCTGCGAGGAGCCCATGGGGCTGTCGTGCACACCCTGCCCGTCCTGGGATGTCCCAACCTCACGGGACACGTCCCTGGCAAtgacatcccccccccccagaggaTGAAGCAGGGCCATGGCCCCCCGAGCTGAGCCCTACATGGGGCGCATcaagcagcccccctgccccagggcacaTGGGTGCACactgggggagatgggggacGTCTCCCATCCTACCCTGGTggggggagcagctctgcccccctccccatccacgtcagctccccctccccaaaccgcCCCCATGTTTCCAAAGCAACAGTGCGCAGAGGGGCGAGCGGCGCTGAGCCCCGCGGGAGGCGAGGGGGGCGGACGAGCCGAGTATCACCAGCCATCTGGCTGCTGGGGTGGGCCTGTGCagacccccaaaccctggggagCAGCGGGtccccccacaccctccccagggctgggatgctCACCGGGCACTGGGGTCCCACCCAACTAAAACCCAGATCAGCAAAGGGGGCTGCGCCTGGTGCTTTGCCATTCCTGCACCCGTGGGGACGGCCACAGCTGGAAATCGCTCTGTGGCTTGGCAGGACCTGGGCTTGTTGGGACAGGGATGGAGCTGGCTCcgtcccctctgcccagggctgtgtgTCCCCATCAtccatggggacaccagggcagggagcacagcatgctccccatcccgtcccctgcagccccagacACAAGTCTGGGCTGTTGGAGGACAGCCACCATTGGGGCTGGCTCACCCCTGGGGACAATATAATGTCCCAGTGGGGGGCTGCCAGCTTGATTGGCTGCATCCTGCCTCTCCCCTCGGTAGCAGCCGTGCCAGGCccctctctgcagcccccccctccTCTCCATGCATTAAAAGCCCAGCAGCCCTTCCCCGGCCAGTGCACCAGCCCACGGGAGCAGAACGGGGCTCTCCCACGccgaggaggaggggaaagggggtaCGTCCATGctgtcttctttctgctcctccaGCGCTGAGCAGAGCCCCGCTGGGCTGGGgtgagctgcagggctgggagggccgGGGGCCGGCAATGCGTGCGGGGGGCTCACTGCACTCGTAAAGGTTTCATCTGTGGGAAACAGGCAGAAAGTAGGGAGCAGCATCCTCAGTCTGGGGTGCAAAAACTCTGGGCTGGGTCATTGTTTTTGCATTTGGTTTGGGAGAGACACGTGGGaggctgccgggtgctgggccCCTCCACCTGCTCTGCCGTGGGTGCACACGTGGGCGTGCAGCCCGCTGGGTGGGTgatgctgcagcacaggctgcacgGTGGGCGCTGGGGACCCACGCGCAGGGGCCAGCTTCAGGTGGGAGCGAGCTCCCTTTAGGAATGGAACTGGGTGGGTTTGAGTGGGGGGCTGCCAGGCGCACCCTGCCgcggctgcagagctggggtgtccccatgcaGGCAGCCTCTGTGCTTAGGGTCCCTGTGGCCTCCAGTCCCCCCGGCGCTGGCTTGCCCAGGACGCTGGAGGCTGAGAAACAGCATCTCAGGGCTCTGGACCTGGGTGTTAGGAGCAAGGGGGACCGACGGGGAGAGCAGCAGAGTGCCTGGGCTTGTTTCTGCTTGGCTGCTGGGTTTATTCGGCCAGCGACCAGCTTCACTCAGCGCCTTGAGGGGCTGGAGCAGGATCCCGATGCTCTCATCACCTCCCGCCGCCCTCACCGCCTCCTCGGGGCTGGGAAATGCGGGAAGTGAGGGCAGCCCGGCACGGCTGCGGGGCCTCTCCTGCGCAGCCGCCCAGCCGAGCGTGAAATGGGCTGAAAAGAAAAGGGTCGGCATAATgttcccggggccgggggccgttCGTCCCCCACAGTGGCTGCAGTCCCCATCACGGCTGCAGAGCGGGTCCTGCCATCCCATCCCTCTTTGCTTTCACCGCTTTGCAACCATTTCAGGGCACCTGGCCCCATCCTGCCCTGCATTGCTGGCCCTGTCGGAGCCCTGTGCCCCCTAGGACTGTGGTCCCCAGTGCTGCCCTCGGAGCGGTGACCCCGGCCGGGTGCAGGATGCGGACCCTGGCCTGGCTGGGCATTGCCAGCCTGTGTCTGGGGGCAGCTTGGGCTGTCCCAGccaaggagaggaggaaggcagagaagcCAAAAGCTGATCTTGCACTCTATGAAAACCCGGACCTGGACAACTACGACCTGACGTTGGACAGCTATGGTGAGATCCTTGACCTGAGCAACTATGAGGAGCTCTACGACTACGGTGACCTTTCTCCGAAGGTGAGGGGGATGCAGGAGAGCACCCGGCGCGGGGCAGGTCTATCCTGGGTGCATGCCGAGAAAGAGACTTGGTCCAAGGGATGGATGGGGCACAGCTGGAGAACCAGCCTCTTGCACAAGCCTACGAGTCCTGGTGGCTCTTCTACCACTCTTGCTGGTGGCAGGAAAGGCTTTACCCAACCCTGACCTCCACCAGCTTCCTTGTCCCCTGCCAGTGCCTGGCCAGAGCATCACTGCAAGAAGCCAGGACATGAGGGCAAATACGGAGGGGGTTTCTGAAACCCTGAGCTAGGAGAGCTCTCCAAGGAGGAGCTGGCTTCTCAATAAGACCTACCCAGTGCCCTTGACCCCTTGACCAGTGCCTCCTGCACTGGAGGGGAACGGGAGGATCCGCTTGGCCACCCCAGCGCTCACGCCCCGGCTGTGTTTGCAGATCGAGGTTGGCACCCTGGCTCCTCGCCCCAAGGACCCCACGACTCTCCCAAATCTGGGCACCACAGCTGAAACCCCAAAGTTGCAGCGTCTGACCACCGCCAGCCCCGTCCGCCCAGCGCCCGTTCCGCCACAGGGTGAGTGCAGACCCCTGGGTGCAGCACAAAGGTGCAGCCAGCGGGGTTTGGTTCCCATGGGATGCAGCCACACGTCCCAggggtggcagggctggtgcTCTGGAGAAAAGGGAGCAAATCTTTTTGCCACCAGCAGACAGCAGCAGTTATTTGTTctgccccggggtgctgggggtgcgtCTTATCACACAGTAGGCAGGAGGGCTGCAGCGAGACATTTCTCGGAAACAAGAGCTCCAGCAAAGCAGCAACACTTTAATGAGCAGAGGCATTGCGACAGTCGGACAGAGTAGCAATTAGATTAGTGACAATTAAAATCCTGTAGCGAGGGATAAATATCTTTATTCATTTTCTGTCACTCTGGACTGGGACAAATTAAGTAGGAGGCAAAGGGAAATTGTTGCCTTGCTGCTTTGAACTCCCCCACTAATGGATGCTGAGTCTCGCGGgcgctgggggagaggagagggagcatgcacatgggggggacacggcttTACCCCTCCTGCCGCCCCTGCCCAGCTTGCTGGGACCCTCACGCAGCCGAGACAGATGTTTTGCTCGatgcaaaactgttttcttttgttctgtttccttctgtGGAAAATCTAAGGGGGTCAAGTGAGCCTGGGTGTAACGCTGCTGTGTTTGGCAACCTTACATCTCCCCCTCTCCCGCAGGAGGTACTTGGCCCTGAGCAGCTTCATTTATTAGCAACTTTTTTGGCTGGGAATTTCTGGCCCTTCCCTTGACGAGGTGCCCTGGGCTGTTTTGCTGACGAAGGTGCTGGGGCTGTGACAGGTCTGAGGGCTAAAGACTTTGTGTACCCACAGCATGGGCAGGGGTGGGCACGTCCTCCCATCTCCTGCATGCTGGGTTACTCTGGGGGGTCGGGGgagccgtgccgtgctgtgccacgcCATGCCGTGCCAAGGGTTGCCTCTGCACCCCCAGGCCTGCCCAGCTGCTTGCTCTGCCTGTGCATCGGCACCTCCGTCTACTGCGACGACGCCGACCTGGAGCACATCCCGCCGCTGCCGCCAGAGACCACCTACCTCTACGCCCGCTTCAACCGCATCGGCGCGATCCAGGCCAGCGATTTCANNNNNNNNNNNNNNNNNNNNNNNNNNNNNNNNNNNNNNNNNNNNNNNNNNNNNNNNNNNNNNNNNNNNNNNNNNNNNNNNNNNNNNNNNNNNNNNNNNNNNNNNNNNNNNNNNNNNNNNNNNNNNNNNNNNNNNNNNNNNNNNNNNNNNNNNNNNNNNNNNNNNNNNNNNNNNNNNNNNNNNNNNNNNNNNNNNNNNNNNGCCCCACGGCCCCAGCGCTGGGAAACAAGGATGAGCATTCCCGGACCCACCATGCCCCCACTGCAGACCCCCTCGGACCCTGCTGCCCCATGGAATATGTGGGGTTAAGGCAGATGCATTTAACCTTGGTGTGAGCTGAGCCTGCGTGTAGGGAGTTCTGGGGCAAACGGAGCAGGGGATGGGCAGCTCTAATAAAATGAAGACTTTAAAAATGCGTTCAGTGTCTTGTTCTCAACAGTGAGAGCAGCGGAAAGCCCTTGCCcaaccccagcccagcagccgcTTTGTGAGCGGTGCTGGTTTGCAAAGATGGGGACTTCTCTGTGTCCCACCTCTTCCTCAattcctcccggggccctgggagGACCCCTCTGTGTCTGCTTTCAGGGTTTCCTGGACAGGGATCGGGAGCGACATTGCTCCGGAGAGGCAATACTTTGGCCACATCGGGTTTGACCTGCGTGACCAGGCTGTCCCCTCAGCTGTCCCCAGGTCCATCAGGTGGGTCTGTGTGGCTCTGGAGCAGAGTTGCACACCCAGGTGTGAGCTGTGGCCACAGCTGGGCTCTCTCCGTGTGCTCCGAAAGAGGATGCAATAGGAAACCTCAGCACAGGGCAACTGGAGTCCTCCATCGCCTCTCCCCAGACTCGCTGCAGTCCCGTggcccctgctctgcagggaccctGACCCCCACTGGGACTGGGAGCTGTCCTGGTACCAAGGGGGGTCTCCAGCATGAGCTCTGCCCGGAGCGAGGGTGTCCCTGGGTTTGGGTCTGCTTCAGCTGCAGAGAAAGGCTGGAGCAGCACCAGAGCTTTTGAGCCAAACGGCCCCGGGTCCAGCACAAAGAATCACTTGGAggtagttaaaatattttgtatcacCCCAGCTTTCAACACCCAAAAAGAGCTGCCCAGTGGtgagatattttaaatacaatgtaTTCACCCTCTGTATTTTTATACACATGTAACAAACACGCATACCGGGAGAGGGATGACACATCCCTGGAGGATCCAAAATCCTGAACTGAAACCACTGAGCTCAGCCCACATCCTCCAGGCCCGGGGAGGCAAACTAAGGCAGCTGGAGAAAACCTCGCAAGAAGATCCAGCTTCTCATCCACGGGAACGCTGCAAACGCTGCTGGGCACTCGTGCCTGCAAGCCAGCCTCGTTGGCACAGCGCGGGCAGGAGGTGCCGGCAGCCGGTGGCAcggagcgtgtgtgtgtgtgcaccacTTCTCTCCCTTTGCCTTTCTTCTCCATGCAAAACCCAACTCGGACATGGATTATGTTGATCCAAAAGCCATGGCCCTTCGTAAATGGGAATTCAGAGTCATTCCCGCCTTGCCTTTCAGGCTAGATCTAAAACGCCAGGATTTATTACCACTGTTGTCATGTCATCCTTGAAACAgctgtatctatctatctatccatcccCTGACTGTCTATCCCCCtatctctcctccttccccatccatCCTTCCGACACCTTTGCACCATCCTTTACCCCTGGTGATCTCATCTGCTCCCGTGGGATGAACTATTGCTGTGAGCCAGGCTCGGCTCAGTGGGTTGGAGTTGGCCAACTTTTCCCAACGGCGAGCCCCAGTCCTTCGCGTTCATCCCACTAGATGGCAAGGCAGAGTGTTTGGAAATGCCTGACCTTAACTTCAGACTGCAAACTCACTCTGCTGTTTACCTCCCTTCTGGGGTGGTTTTATCGTCTCACGGGCATGCCCACGCAGCTGGGGAATAGCCCAGGTGCTCGGTGCTGGCAGAGGAAGGATTAAAAggagctgcagaggggagagaagggttTGCTTCACGGGGGAGGAGAGCAAGGTAGGTGGAGGGATGTCTCTGGGGGAGATGGGGCTGCTAGCTTTGCAGAAACCAAACTTTTCTAAGAGCAATGGGGGGGTTTTGCTGGGGGAGAACTGAGATTCAGCAGTGCTGTACTTGTGTGGCTCTCAGGACCcctgggaaggaggagcaggctggggcagcaggTCTTCATCTTCCCCAAAGCCCTGgagggggccgggctggggctgtctGTGGGAGGGGGTTGCTGGGGGCTCAGCTCTGCCGTTTTGCTGGTGCAGTTATTAACTGTGCTCTCAGGTCCTTGCTGCTGCCAAACGGGGGGAAAGAAACCAGCGCCTGTCTTTGCAGCGTTGTGTAGGGAACAGCAACCCTCTTCTGCCGCTGGCCCCACAGTCCTTACCCACCCTGCTGAGGTGCCTCATCCCCTCCATGGGGATCGGCTGCCCCCAGGCTCTCCCCGAGCACCCCAGAGTAGCTGGCTGGATCCTGCCCTGGAGCCAGAGTGGAGGCACAGAGCCTtccctggggctggaggtggcagcAGGCGTTAGAGGGGCTCTGCTGAGCCCTCCTGCCAGCAGGACggtcctgctccagctcagccTGGCTTGGTAGAGCGTCTGAGACCCGGCCACCCCCTCTGTCACCCTTGCTGCCCACTGCCCCTTAGGCTGAGGCTGGGCAGCTGGGAGTCCtggctcctctccatcccctgATGTCTGCAGCTCTACCCAGCTGATGCCTCTGCTTGCGCCGCTCCCGAGGGGCAGGGTCACTGCCTGGCCTTGGGGACTCCCTTCATTTTAAGCCATTTCTGTGGCAGAGGCTTTATAAGGTTGCACAGCCTGTCCCATGCATATATGCATGTACGGGACCGCGCACCTCTGCTGAGATACAcgtgctgcttctgcttcagccACGGGCACCGCCTGAACCCAGCTAATGggaccagcagagcagcagccccgcTGCAGGCACACGGGGCCAGGcggcagcagggaagggagcagagcagccggagagaggaATTAGCGCAGGGCCCATGTTAGAAGCTGTGAGCTGGAACTGTGCAAAGGCAAAGCGTCTCTCTGATCTCGGGAGCGTTTGCTGAGTAACAGCGGGAGCTGCGGGGCTTCAAAGTAGTCTGTCACGGGAAACGGTGGCAGCTCCATTCCTGGAGACAGTTAAATGATGGGGAGAGCACCGGCAGCAGTCCCGGTCGGAGGGGATGGATGAGACAAGCGGATGCTCCCAGACTGTTTTGTACCTGCAAGGAGCTGCGTCCCCCTCGGTACAGGGTGTGCAGGGatggacaggcaggagcaggctgacTCCGGGCACTAACCTCCCTCCCCTCGTCCTCTCGGGCTGCGGCTGCCTTCTCCCTGGGCACACAgcaggctctgcagcagccaaGCAGAGGGCTCACGTCCTCCCCGTCCCTCTCattcccctccatccctcctccctcgCCCAGAGATCGTCTCCGTGTGTAATTCATGCAGCTctcctccctctgtctctctgctGCTCAAGGTCACCTTCCTCGCCTGGGCTGGGTTTTCACATATTGATTGCTTGGCTCTAACAGCCAACGTCTCGGTGAGCTCCCGATCTCGCGCCAGCTCAGCATCTTGCCGCTCTCTGGGAGAAGCATCTCCATATgggcccccctcctcctccatcctgccCTCCCCCTTCACGCTCTCCTCCCAGCCCGGCCATCCATCATTAACTGGCCCCAAAACAGAGTCGGGAAAGTCTTTGagccctggagagcagcagccttctccctcctctgcctctctgtctCCTGGGGAGCATGACATGAGCACGCTCCTTCCCTTGGGTTGATTTAGGAAGAGCTGGGACAGCGTGTGGCATCCTTGCAGGGACTCAGCGTGCTGCTGCGCCTGTCCGTGAGCCACCTCCATCCTCTTCTGCTCAGGCTTCCTCCCGCAGGTCCTCGTCCCCCAGTGGGAAAGGGGCTCCTCTCCCATCACCATGCCCATCCCTCttcctgctcccccctcctcacccagatttcttctctgctctcctcccACCAGCATGACCAGGAGCTCCCTGTGCCACACTGGGCCATGTCCCTTGGCCACCACCCGGGGACAGAGCCCTCCTTTTCCAGTTTCTCAGCCAGGGCAGCTCAGGCAGCTtactgcaggggtgggggggcaggtcAGGCGCAGAGTGGAGGTGGCTGGGGTTAGGGACCCGAAACAGGAAtcggagcagcaggaggaggaggatggaggctCTTAGCCCTCCTGGGACCCAGGCAAGCTGGGAAGAGGCCACAGAGGTAACACAGGTCtgtgccagccctgtcccccacctgcgcCCAGGGCAGGCAACCAGTGGATTTATTGATCAAGTGCAAAATCGATGGCAGGATGGAAAAAGGCCACTGAACTGTGGATGCTGACAAGCTCCTGGCCTCCTCCAGGCTAGAAATCACCCTTAAACGCTGCTGGGGAGGAAGCGCTGTGGCCCAGCTTGCTCAGCGAGCGAGGCACGGATGATAACAGCTTTATTTATAGCACTTAACTGGCTGTTGGCTCAAGGCACCGATCTGTGCTTAGCGTGCGATCGTTTAGGGCGGCTGTT
This genomic interval from Calonectris borealis chromosome 26, bCalBor7.hap1.2, whole genome shotgun sequence contains the following:
- the OPTC gene encoding opticin, which encodes MRTLAWLGIASLCLGAAWAVPAKERRKAEKPKADLALYENPDLDNYDLTLDSYGEILDLSNYEELYDYGDLSPKIEVGTLAPRPKDPTTLPNLGTTAETPKLQRLTTASPVRPAPVPPQGLPSCLLCLCIGTSVYCDDADLEHIPPLPPETTYLYARFNRIGAIQASDLVSWTGIGSDIAPERQYFGHIGFDLRDQAVPSAVPRSIRLRLGSWESWLLSIP